The Corynebacterium pseudopelargi genome contains a region encoding:
- a CDS encoding helix-turn-helix domain-containing protein: MSVNLNNTAQRIIYARKQAGISQRDLAEFTGLSQPTLHRIETGSREVSSIELSLIADACGVLVADLLGTNRIEEQVRCAGRTNDEGSKMIADYLMYALGVDQRLEQLGVPEQL, from the coding sequence ATGAGTGTGAACCTCAACAATACTGCTCAACGCATTATTTATGCCCGAAAACAAGCTGGTATCTCGCAACGTGACCTCGCCGAATTCACTGGACTTTCGCAGCCCACCCTTCACAGAATTGAAACCGGATCGCGTGAGGTTTCCAGTATCGAATTATCACTGATCGCCGATGCTTGCGGGGTGTTGGTGGCTGATCTTTTGGGCACAAACCGCATTGAAGAACAAGTTCGCTGCGCAGGGCGAACCAACGATGAGGGATCCAAAATGATTGCCGACTACCTGATGTACGCGCTCGGTGTAGACCAACGCCTTGAACAGCTTGGGGTGCCGGAACAGCTATGA
- a CDS encoding ImmA/IrrE family metallo-endopeptidase: MSNEQIGKDAAKDFRAKHHLGIGPIADIADLIEHTTGVGVAYIDVPAPGHGMTMSLGQKTLIGVGCTDHPMRLRSTLAHELGHLVLDSVNRVASSTEWEARKPEEIQADAFARHLLVPLEAVEQMSSEREGTLGLLSTLVQFFGASPAMVAIQLREAGRISTQQCQEWINAPSAKALALQFGWHKSYEQMAQQSQTSRAPQPLHSRAIEAYRWGLISPAVVARLSGERAPQQVVKRLKQQGITPQTEDLYSTEKPTDSGDQLSAEELESLLGGAD, encoded by the coding sequence ATGAGCAACGAACAGATCGGTAAGGATGCCGCCAAGGATTTCAGAGCCAAGCACCACCTGGGCATCGGGCCGATTGCGGATATAGCTGACCTCATTGAACACACCACTGGCGTTGGTGTGGCCTATATCGACGTCCCTGCTCCCGGGCACGGCATGACCATGTCGCTCGGTCAGAAAACCCTCATCGGCGTCGGCTGCACCGACCACCCAATGCGCCTTCGATCCACACTGGCTCACGAGCTCGGACACTTGGTGCTCGATAGCGTCAATCGTGTAGCTAGCAGTACTGAATGGGAAGCTAGGAAACCAGAGGAGATCCAAGCGGATGCGTTTGCACGCCACCTGCTAGTTCCCCTGGAAGCTGTTGAGCAGATGTCTTCTGAAAGAGAAGGCACCCTCGGGCTGCTATCAACCCTGGTGCAATTCTTTGGGGCTTCGCCAGCTATGGTGGCAATTCAACTGCGTGAAGCAGGCCGCATTAGTACTCAACAATGCCAAGAGTGGATCAACGCACCATCCGCAAAAGCTCTAGCACTGCAATTTGGCTGGCATAAAAGCTACGAGCAGATGGCGCAACAATCCCAGACTTCTCGCGCACCCCAACCACTGCACTCCCGCGCCATTGAAGCCTATAGATGGGGGCTGATCAGCCCCGCCGTCGTCGCTAGGCTTTCAGGTGAGCGAGCCCCACAACAGGTAGTCAAACGACTAAAACAGCAGGGAATTACCCCTCAAACAGAGGACTTATATTCGACGGAAAAGCCCACAGATTCCGGCGATCAGCTCAGTGCCGAGGAACTGGAAAGTCTCTTGGGCGGAGCTGACTAA